From a single Intestinibaculum porci genomic region:
- a CDS encoding TetR/AcrR family transcriptional regulator, with translation MYQGHNKTACLSQQAISEAFLRLLEEESFDEISVSEICKEAGVSRQTYYSLFGKKENILLYEISRHYPFQTCEKDCSPRHLSSQICDYLDENARFIQLLIDHDSGNLLYTTFYESFCHIENEYVASFMAGGMSSIIQKFVEKGTSRAEVEEIIAQIFIDAK, from the coding sequence ATGTATCAGGGACATAATAAAACCGCCTGCTTATCCCAGCAGGCGATCAGTGAAGCGTTTTTACGCTTATTAGAAGAAGAGTCTTTCGATGAGATCTCAGTGAGTGAGATCTGTAAAGAAGCGGGGGTATCCCGGCAGACGTATTATTCGCTTTTTGGCAAGAAGGAGAATATTCTGCTTTATGAAATCTCTCGTCATTATCCTTTTCAAACCTGTGAAAAGGATTGTTCACCGCGTCATCTAAGCAGTCAGATCTGTGATTATTTAGATGAGAATGCGCGCTTTATTCAGCTGCTTATTGATCATGACAGCGGTAATCTGCTTTATACAACCTTTTATGAATCGTTCTGTCATATCGAAAATGAATACGTTGCTTCGTTTATGGCGGGAGGTATGAGCAGTATTATTCAGAAGTTTGTGGAGAAGGGGACGAGCCGCGCGGAAGTTGAAGAGATTATTGCCCAAATCTTTATTGATGCCAAATGA
- a CDS encoding helix-turn-helix domain-containing protein: protein MDEDYRLGETIKELRIQNHLTQNQVAQVLGVTPGYVSNVENNRIAMSLHKLAAYAKLVGVSIDYLVGTADENYSANGIDYEILNEVRKLEEKDKVKLLKTIKLWRKK, encoded by the coding sequence ATGGATGAAGATTATCGTTTAGGAGAAACAATCAAAGAATTACGAATTCAAAACCACCTGACTCAGAATCAGGTCGCACAAGTCCTGGGCGTAACCCCAGGCTATGTCAGCAATGTCGAAAATAACCGCATTGCCATGAGTTTACACAAGTTGGCGGCTTATGCTAAACTTGTCGGTGTATCCATTGATTACTTAGTGGGAACCGCTGATGAAAACTATTCCGCTAACGGCATTGATTACGAAATTCTCAATGAAGTGCGTAAGCTTGAAGAAAAAGACAAAGTCAAGTTATTAAAGACAATCAAACTGTGGAGAAAAAAATAA
- a CDS encoding IS3 family transposase: MIIEEREIAVDKCLLADTYIRDHPDVKISEACKIFEITSRKYRCWKKKRENPSASQIQKATEDEMIKDKMIDIVKTFGFVPGRRTFCALFTRMHFNINGQPVGEKKVTRLMQELNLFPNLRHKDAYKGQATYNHPYYNVNDYVKRYFRQDPRKVILTDITYISYNGNKNISYLCVFKDAFTNEILGWHISKRMDVTLVERAYCMMMDLHEKEIEKACKYMKENGKKPYVYIHSDNGSQYLSTEFREILEDDGFIQSVSRRGNSLDNAPMESFFGRMKSILNELVEKCPNFDTVETMIKNFMEQYNTVIPQYDLAGQTPEEYYRYITEGIYQTDVYFGVSAKELITQEELESRREQARAERARRRSKQNESGESSYEYKSEQHPFKVVQKDQKVILARINKLQRLIDENTKEVEKLDTLLADTNTALKFLTKASDSVIKSLYYPRNWQNYPELSYVNRTGAIY; the protein is encoded by the coding sequence ATCATCATCGAAGAACGAGAAATAGCGGTAGATAAATGTCTTCTCGCAGATACGTATATAAGAGATCATCCTGATGTCAAAATCAGTGAGGCCTGCAAGATATTTGAAATCACTTCAAGAAAATACAGGTGCTGGAAGAAAAAACGTGAAAATCCATCTGCCAGCCAGATTCAAAAGGCTACCGAAGATGAGATGATAAAGGATAAGATGATTGATATCGTCAAAACCTTTGGCTTCGTGCCTGGGCGAAGAACATTCTGTGCTCTTTTTACTCGCATGCATTTTAATATCAATGGTCAGCCGGTTGGTGAAAAAAAAGTAACGCGTCTGATGCAGGAATTGAATTTGTTCCCCAACCTACGCCATAAGGATGCCTACAAGGGACAGGCAACATACAACCATCCTTATTATAACGTTAACGATTACGTAAAAAGATACTTCAGACAAGACCCGCGCAAGGTTATTCTCACTGATATCACTTATATTTCCTATAACGGCAATAAAAACATCTCTTATCTATGCGTATTTAAGGACGCATTTACCAATGAAATTCTTGGATGGCATATTTCTAAAAGAATGGACGTTACCCTCGTTGAAAGAGCTTATTGCATGATGATGGATCTTCATGAAAAGGAAATTGAGAAGGCATGCAAATACATGAAGGAAAATGGAAAAAAGCCTTATGTCTATATTCATTCAGACAACGGCTCTCAATACCTTTCCACCGAATTCAGAGAAATTCTAGAAGATGACGGCTTCATTCAGTCAGTATCCAGACGCGGAAACAGCCTCGATAATGCGCCAATGGAAAGCTTTTTTGGAAGAATGAAATCTATTCTAAATGAATTAGTTGAAAAATGTCCTAACTTTGATACGGTTGAAACCATGATCAAAAACTTTATGGAACAGTATAATACAGTAATACCTCAGTATGATCTGGCAGGACAGACTCCTGAAGAATACTATCGCTATATTACTGAAGGCATTTATCAGACTGATGTTTATTTCGGCGTCTCAGCCAAAGAACTCATCACCCAGGAAGAACTGGAATCCAGACGCGAACAAGCGCGTGCTGAAAGAGCTCGACGCAGAAGCAAGCAAAACGAGTCTGGTGAATCATCTTATGAGTATAAGAGCGAACAGCATCCTTTCAAAGTGGTACAGAAGGATCAGAAGGTTATTCTAGCTCGAATCAATAAGCTACAGAGACTGATTGACGAAAATACGAAAGAAGTAGAAAAACTGGATACGCTATTGGCTGATACGAATACAGCACTCAAGTTCCTAACCAAGGCATCCGATTCAGTGATCAAGTCACTGTACTATCCTAGAAACTGGCAGAATTATCCAGAGCTATCGTATGTGAACAGAACAGGAGCAATCTATTAA
- a CDS encoding IS3 family transposase: protein MKVIIVMSKGTVISDEAIKILSANKFVKLVRSNRISFTYEFRIMMWERWIKYKSISSIREVMKENGIDYSLFNAQIISRIQRNFKRDGKPTNGRMGNSAKRNKTDKNYDQFLVSTGKFIRARRGISFSKDYTEKLYSLYPDQAIEDVLKSDGFDPERIGYQRIHALKRVFDGDIEPHEKQTFDQNIIEEYTDHPMVERITAHRIKLTDVFYSEASIFSDMHINDILKIFDIDSAILTISTKQRIKKQITQSDHTCSIHLEAGSSDRFKAIALNLYEALYNKMACFLKSISQCIWDLSASLRREAFIMLDSLADSHIMPLSQIISEAGLSRSTFYSILRNDAYGRYEELRNQNEEEEVRAIIDTMNYKGYPKGKRTIHMMMPEITGKSFSIKKIARLMRKHGLNSGVRAPRQSLKAAREHLEKYKCPNLLKRKFRLAMPFTHILTDVSYLFFGANGRGYLSAVKDAVTGRILAAVVSENNDSAMTMETLKQLERYTFRDNAIFHSDQGALYLNEAFQKKVKELGFRESMSRRGICEDNSSQESFFGHFKDECDYTSCSSIEELREMVLSYVEYYNNERPQWTRNKMTPVKYESYLEAMPPEQFDLYMSKETDKYEKTKALATKRAKARANLILS, encoded by the coding sequence ATGAAGGTAATAATTGTTATGTCTAAAGGAACTGTAATATCTGATGAAGCCATTAAAATACTTTCAGCCAATAAATTCGTCAAACTGGTGAGATCAAATCGTATTTCATTTACCTATGAATTCAGGATCATGATGTGGGAGAGATGGATTAAATATAAAAGCATTTCATCAATTAGAGAGGTCATGAAGGAAAATGGCATTGACTACTCTCTCTTTAACGCACAAATTATTAGTCGTATTCAAAGAAATTTTAAACGCGATGGGAAACCTACTAACGGACGTATGGGTAACTCTGCCAAACGTAATAAAACAGATAAAAACTATGATCAGTTCCTCGTCTCGACCGGAAAATTCATTCGCGCACGTCGTGGCATTTCATTTTCAAAAGACTATACTGAAAAGCTCTATAGCTTATATCCTGATCAGGCAATCGAGGATGTCCTTAAATCAGATGGCTTTGATCCAGAACGAATTGGCTATCAGCGTATTCATGCGCTAAAAAGAGTATTTGACGGGGATATTGAGCCGCATGAAAAGCAAACGTTTGATCAGAATATAATCGAAGAATATACAGACCACCCAATGGTTGAAAGGATAACTGCACATAGAATCAAACTGACGGATGTATTCTACAGCGAGGCATCAATTTTCTCTGATATGCACATTAATGATATTCTCAAAATCTTTGATATTGATTCTGCAATTCTTACTATCTCCACGAAACAGCGCATAAAAAAGCAAATTACTCAATCTGATCATACATGTTCCATTCATTTAGAGGCAGGCTCATCTGATCGATTCAAAGCCATTGCCCTAAATCTTTATGAGGCACTATACAATAAAATGGCTTGTTTTCTGAAGTCTATATCCCAATGCATATGGGATCTTAGCGCCAGCCTAAGAAGAGAAGCCTTCATAATGCTTGACTCGTTAGCGGACAGTCACATTATGCCTTTAAGCCAAATCATTAGTGAAGCAGGCCTGTCAAGATCCACCTTCTACTCTATTTTAAGAAACGATGCCTACGGCAGATATGAAGAGCTAAGGAATCAGAATGAAGAAGAAGAGGTCAGGGCCATTATTGATACAATGAATTACAAAGGCTATCCCAAAGGCAAGAGAACTATCCACATGATGATGCCTGAGATTACAGGCAAAAGCTTTTCAATTAAGAAAATAGCACGTCTGATGAGAAAGCATGGACTTAATTCAGGAGTTCGAGCTCCCCGTCAGTCCCTTAAGGCTGCTCGTGAGCATCTTGAAAAATACAAGTGCCCTAATCTTCTTAAACGAAAATTCAGACTGGCCATGCCTTTTACGCACATTCTCACTGATGTTTCCTATCTGTTTTTTGGAGCAAATGGCAGAGGCTATCTTTCAGCAGTCAAAGATGCGGTAACAGGGCGCATATTAGCTGCCGTGGTGAGCGAAAACAATGATTCGGCAATGACTATGGAGACGCTGAAGCAGCTTGAACGCTACACCTTTCGCGATAATGCCATCTTCCATAGCGACCAGGGGGCACTGTATCTCAATGAAGCATTTCAGAAAAAGGTAAAGGAGCTGGGATTCAGAGAATCAATGTCCAGAAGAGGCATCTGTGAAGACAACAGTTCACAGGAAAGCTTTTTTGGCCATTTCAAGGATGAATGTGACTATACCAGCTGCAGTTCCATTGAGGAGCTGAGGGAAATGGTGCTTTCCTATGTGGAATACTACAACAACGAGAGACCACAGTGGACAAGAAATAAAATGACACCCGTGAAATACGAATCGTATCTTGAAGCCATGCCGCCTGAGCAGTTTGATTTATACATGTCCAAGGAAACTGATAAGTATGAAAAAACGAAGGCTCTTGCAACAAAAAGAGCTAAAGCGCGTGCCAACCTGATACTGTCATGA
- a CDS encoding DapH/DapD/GlmU-related protein, whose amino-acid sequence MELKEYLDIFNKGEPVKAGSEAMAMSDVYTQEALKITMQMNNTYQPPRALQKLFAQLTNTPVNKTLRLIPPFYTDCGKNIHIGKNVFINTGCTMQDQGGIEIGDDVLIGHHATFATLNHDPSPEKRADLIPAPIHIGNKVWIGANVTITPGVTIGEGAIIAAGAVVTKDVPAQALFGGVPAKMIKMLD is encoded by the coding sequence ATGGAACTGAAAGAATACTTAGACATTTTTAATAAAGGTGAGCCTGTTAAAGCTGGTTCAGAGGCGATGGCGATGAGTGATGTTTATACGCAGGAAGCGTTAAAGATCACGATGCAGATGAATAATACCTATCAGCCCCCGAGGGCATTACAAAAACTATTTGCTCAGCTCACAAATACCCCAGTCAATAAAACCCTGCGGCTCATTCCGCCGTTTTACACCGATTGCGGAAAGAATATTCATATTGGTAAAAATGTATTTATCAATACCGGCTGCACCATGCAGGATCAGGGTGGTATTGAGATCGGGGATGATGTGCTGATCGGCCATCATGCGACATTTGCGACGCTGAATCATGATCCGTCTCCAGAAAAGAGAGCGGATTTGATCCCGGCGCCGATTCATATCGGAAATAAAGTCTGGATAGGGGCCAATGTGACGATTACGCCAGGGGTCACGATTGGGGAAGGGGCGATTATCGCCGCCGGCGCTGTCGTGACGAAAGATGTACCGGCGCAAGCGCTATTTGGCGGAGTGCCCGCAAAAATGATTAAGATGTTAGATTAA
- a CDS encoding cation-translocating P-type ATPase: MSKWYQQDSETVLKELDSRVTGLTSQEVTDKRARYGENKLQETKKESVLQVFLKQFADLLVIILIVAASVSLFTGDMESFFVIIFVLVMNAILGTIQHVKAEKSLESLKSLSSPHVKVIRDNTKMEIDSVDVVPGDIVNLDAGDVVCGDGRVLESYSLQINESSLTGESTNVEKNTDVIAGDVALGDRHNMVFSGSLVTNGRALIVITETGMNTELGKIATLMNQTKDRKTPLQKSLDQFSARLATGIMIISAIVFALEMWRHMALMDALLFAVALAVAAIPEALSSIVTIVQAMGTQKMAKENAIIKNLSAVESLGCVSVICSDKTGTLTQNKMTVQQIYIDGELINIEDLDISRQSHRYLLYDCVLANDSSIVDGVGIGDPTEYALLEMYNKVKGIHDMSNDLLRDVLPRVEELPFDSDRKLMSTKHIIHGEMTIFTKGAIDVLLERCTKIRLGDEIRPITDEDKKEIMAVNDHFSRNGLRVLTFAYKESRDPLTLETENDYTFIGLISMIDPPREESMKAVADAKEAGIRTVMITGDHKVTATAIAKQIGIFNEGDEAVTGMELDAMSEEELDQRVKRISVYARVSPENKIRIVNAWQKAGKIVSMTGDGVNDAPALKKADIGVAMGITGTEVSKDAASMILADDNFATIIKAVANGRVIFNNIKNAVLYLLSGNMSAIIAVLYTSLLALPIPFKAVQLLFINLVTDSLPALAIGMEPGDDSVLKQKPRDPHQGIMDRKFITLMMSQGLLIAICVITAFYLGLKQSATMASSMAFTTLTLARLLHGFNCRSEESLFTLGFKRNMWSLYAFLTGIVLLALVMFVPAVMHMFGVASMSTTQVGCVISLALVPTIIIQIIKVVREHR; encoded by the coding sequence ATGAGTAAGTGGTATCAGCAGGACTCTGAAACCGTCCTAAAAGAGCTTGATTCACGCGTAACTGGCTTGACTAGCCAGGAAGTGACAGACAAACGTGCCCGCTATGGGGAAAACAAGCTCCAGGAAACGAAGAAGGAATCTGTCTTACAGGTCTTTCTCAAACAGTTCGCCGATTTATTAGTCATTATTTTAATCGTGGCGGCGAGCGTGTCTCTCTTCACCGGTGATATGGAAAGTTTCTTCGTCATCATCTTCGTCTTAGTGATGAATGCGATCTTAGGAACGATCCAGCATGTCAAAGCGGAAAAATCACTGGAATCCTTAAAATCATTATCATCTCCTCATGTCAAAGTTATTCGTGACAATACCAAGATGGAAATTGATAGTGTCGATGTCGTTCCTGGCGATATTGTGAACTTAGATGCCGGCGATGTCGTCTGCGGAGATGGCCGCGTCTTAGAAAGCTATTCACTGCAGATCAACGAATCTTCACTCACTGGGGAATCAACCAACGTGGAGAAAAACACCGATGTAATTGCCGGTGATGTCGCTTTAGGTGATCGTCATAACATGGTTTTCTCTGGTTCTTTAGTGACTAACGGCCGCGCGTTAATTGTCATTACGGAAACCGGCATGAATACCGAATTAGGAAAAATCGCGACTTTAATGAATCAGACCAAAGATCGCAAAACGCCTTTACAAAAATCCTTAGATCAGTTCAGTGCTCGTTTAGCCACTGGCATTATGATTATTTCAGCGATTGTCTTCGCCTTAGAAATGTGGCGCCATATGGCGTTAATGGATGCCTTATTATTTGCCGTCGCCTTAGCCGTTGCGGCGATTCCTGAAGCCTTAAGTTCTATCGTCACCATTGTCCAGGCGATGGGTACTCAAAAAATGGCCAAAGAAAATGCGATTATCAAAAACTTATCAGCCGTGGAATCCTTAGGCTGTGTCAGCGTCATCTGTTCGGATAAAACCGGCACCTTAACGCAGAATAAAATGACCGTCCAGCAAATCTATATTGATGGTGAACTTATTAATATTGAAGATCTCGATATCTCCAGACAGTCTCATCGTTATTTACTTTATGATTGCGTTTTAGCCAATGATTCCAGCATCGTCGATGGTGTCGGAATCGGTGATCCAACCGAATACGCTTTATTAGAGATGTATAATAAGGTCAAAGGCATTCATGATATGTCAAATGACTTATTAAGAGATGTCCTGCCAAGAGTGGAAGAATTACCATTTGACAGCGATCGTAAGTTAATGAGTACCAAACATATCATTCATGGGGAAATGACAATCTTTACTAAAGGGGCGATCGATGTCTTATTAGAACGCTGCACTAAGATCCGTTTAGGTGATGAAATTCGTCCAATTACTGACGAAGATAAAAAAGAAATTATGGCGGTCAATGACCACTTCTCCCGCAATGGCTTACGTGTCTTAACCTTTGCCTATAAAGAAAGCCGTGATCCTTTAACCTTAGAAACAGAAAATGATTATACGTTTATCGGTTTAATTTCAATGATCGATCCGCCTCGTGAAGAATCCATGAAAGCTGTCGCAGATGCCAAAGAAGCCGGCATTCGTACCGTGATGATTACCGGTGACCATAAAGTCACCGCGACGGCAATTGCGAAACAGATTGGTATCTTCAATGAAGGTGATGAAGCCGTCACCGGGATGGAATTAGATGCGATGAGTGAAGAAGAACTCGATCAGCGCGTGAAACGTATTTCTGTCTATGCCCGTGTATCGCCAGAAAATAAGATCCGCATCGTCAATGCCTGGCAGAAAGCCGGCAAGATCGTTTCGATGACCGGTGATGGCGTCAATGATGCCCCAGCATTAAAGAAAGCTGATATCGGGGTTGCGATGGGTATTACCGGAACGGAAGTATCCAAAGATGCAGCGAGCATGATCCTCGCTGATGATAACTTTGCGACGATTATCAAAGCCGTAGCGAACGGCCGTGTCATTTTTAACAACATCAAAAATGCCGTGCTTTACTTATTATCCGGCAATATGTCAGCCATTATTGCCGTGCTCTATACTTCATTACTGGCTCTGCCAATTCCGTTTAAAGCCGTCCAGTTACTCTTTATCAACTTAGTGACCGACTCCCTTCCAGCTTTAGCGATCGGTATGGAACCCGGTGATGATTCTGTCTTAAAACAAAAACCAAGAGATCCGCATCAGGGGATTATGGATCGAAAGTTTATTACTTTGATGATGTCTCAAGGTTTACTTATTGCGATCTGTGTTATTACCGCTTTCTATCTTGGCTTAAAACAAAGTGCGACGATGGCGTCTTCAATGGCTTTCACCACTTTAACGTTAGCCCGTTTATTACACGGCTTTAACTGCCGCTCCGAAGAATCCCTCTTCACTTTAGGCTTTAAGCGTAATATGTGGAGCTTATATGCCTTCTTAACAGGGATTGTCTTATTAGCGTTAGTGATGTTTGTCCCAGCTGTTATGCATATGTTTGGCGTCGCTTCCATGAGCACTACCCAGGTTGGCTGCGTCATTAGTTTAGCCCTGGTTCCAACCATTATCATTCAGATTATTAAAGTTGTCCGTGAACATCGTTAA